A portion of the Hydractinia symbiolongicarpus strain clone_291-10 chromosome 10, HSymV2.1, whole genome shotgun sequence genome contains these proteins:
- the LOC130612903 gene encoding GTPase-activating Rap/Ran-GAP domain-like protein 3 — protein MLEVVADQRNFHIDSSKLYHRKTKSETVENGSRSGSPSYLGNMLIRRQYFGSMEMIPVQAESNSPLLRKASRFRVEPSDDVKFTQLIARSPSLAKLENPEFQTRWYFKFFLGQVHSNYVFVDSNKETYALSICLTDVENHGIPQYRAILWQKSGCRRISFPYVPNKSNSAREVLRFFGMDKLEKTPKEIVAPEVQKELLVLEEQEGSVNFKFGVIYAKHGQSTDDEMFGNESGSEEFENFLHVLGDTVDLKGWTGYRGGLDVKDNMTGINSLYTMFEGHEVMFHVSVMLPYSKDTQQVERKRHIGNDIAVIVFVDGEPEEELAFKPSSIRTKFTHVFAVIRYSKKNKSYWLSVYSEENVPVFGPPLPVPARFVNPQEFRSFLLTKLMNGEKAAYVSPVFSHKRQRTLESLIKGLQNDQWAKVEKFGIKRAMSDQINSIERRRAFLEVGQSLKVNKIMQGHAPTSVNNVGGLLAVKNTPWDPQPVLSNFPRKIICGDSFGNSLVVSCDLGIYHITDSGARHIFDRSMTADQINVMDEYGIFVVRVKKNGRIYVIPLTELANERPFTVCRRQCAKYYLKKSKGCHVYSISRPESPFLALALAAGKRISLFYWEESSIWYQKENSKIPDAPPARFASEKDFYVSESPRTITIVHDINDQLLLCIGLRQRFDVINVQTKQVSVLKSIINYRKPKIVSALDVFDEEKPELLLTYSHTSVFVTLREGLSEVVSFHWNHAPINIVCAFPFILGFSENNIEIRLMVNGNLVHTHCVPRLKLITAKEDIYFTSTVTTESPVNIKKRNSVSIQSQAFLKIGLSELAGLDALKNDEETDLDDIANVLRQRNIGVYEDHNNYKMNAINRLRVAGMPARTYSDSAAFCSPRDISEAEIHIHDSPLSSKETSPAHVTTTDSHLNNSAPKTRSRSNSFVVKSKSSENLNKLDGHRMIISPSKSIENIEKVSERNVKKYSVNTDGAVPLWKLAQQNDRTRSLPTSPVNQLPQASFFYTPQKRFVKYQHSNSLARIERVGAKFIEKRTASVKSLPESVNASVTAKKSPQKAKRAQSIVVTSKYDTMSWDLSVTNSSTLPTHKKSTIV, from the exons atgctgGAGGTTGTAGCAGACCAAAGAAACTTTCACATTGATTCTAGTAAACTATATCATAGGAAAACCAAATCAGAAACTGTTGAAAATGGCTCTCGTTCAGG GTCTCCGTCATACTTGGGAAACATGCTTATCCGTAGGCAATATTTTGGATCGATGGAAATG ATACCTGTTCAAGCTGAATCAAACAGCCCATTACTGAGAAAAGCTAGCAGATTTCGTGTCGAGCCTAGTGATGATGTAAAG TTTACTCAGTTAATTGCGAGATCCCCATCGTTAGCAAAATTGGAAAATCCAGAATTCCAAACAAGATGgtacttcaaattttttttaggccAAG TCCATAGCAATTATGTGTTTGTCGATTCAAACAAGGAAACTTACGCGCTGTCTATATGTTTGACTGATGTTGAAAATCATGGTATCCCACAGTATCGAGCAATATTATGGCAGAAGTCA GGATGTCGTAGAATATCTTTTCCCTATGTGCCAAACAAGAGCAACTCTGCCAGAGAGGTTTTAAG gttttttggaatggataaacttgaaaaaacTCCAAAAGAAATTGTGGCTCCAGAAGTTCAAAAG gAACTGCTAGTCTTAGAAGAACAAGAG ggTTCGGTCAATTTTAAGTTTGGTGTCATTTATGCTAAGCATGGACAAAGCACTGATGATGAGATGTTTGGAAATG AGAGTGGTAGTGaggaatttgaaaattttttgcatGTTCTGGGCGATACAGTAGATTTAAAAGGTTGGACTGGTTATCGAGGTGGATTAGATGTCAAAG ACAACATGACTGGTATTAATTCACTGTATACAATGTTTGAAGGACATGAAGTTATGTTTCATGTTTCTGTTATGTTACCCTATTCCAAAGATACACAACAG GTTGAACGTAAGCGCCACATTGGCAATGACATAGCTGTCATTGTGTTTGTCGATGGTGAACCAGAAGAAGAATTGGCATTCAAACCCTCGTCGATTAGAACAAAGTTTACTCATGTTTTTGCTGTTATTCGttacagcaaaaaaaacaagagCTATTG GCTGTCGGTCTATTCAGAAGAAAATGTTCCAGTTTTTGGCCCACCACTGCCAGTGCCGGCACGTTTTGTCAACCCACAAGAATTCCGCTCCTTTTTACTCACGAAAT tgatgaatGGAGAGAAAGCAGCTTATGTCAGTCCAGTGTTCAGTCACAAGCGTCAACGAACACTGGAGAGTCTTATAAAAGGCTTACAAAATGATCAGTGGGCTAAAGTCGAG AAATTTGGTATTAAACGAGCAATGAGTGATCAAATAAACAGTATCGAACGAAGAAGAGCATTCCTTGAAGTTGGACAG tcgctgaaagtcaataaaatcatGCAAGGTCATGCACCTACAAGTGTCAACAATGTTGGAGGTTTACTGGCTGTCAAGAATACT CCCTGGGATCCACAACCCGTACTCTCCAACTTTCCAAGAAAAATCATATGTGGTGATTCCTTTGGTAATTCCCTTGTCGTGTCATGTGATCTTGGTATTTATCATATCACAG ATAGCGGTGCTCGCCACATATTTGATCGCAGTATGACTGCCGATCAAATCAACGTAATGGACGAGTATGGTATATTTGTTGTTCGAGTTAAAAAGA ACGGCAGAATCTATGTAATACCACTCACAGAGCTAGCCAATGAACGTCCTTTTACTGTATGCAGAAGACAGTGCGCGAAATATTACTTAAAAAAGTCAAAAG GTTGTCACGTTTACTCCATCAGTCGACCTGAATCACCTTTCCTTGCATTGGCATTAGCTGCAGGAAAACGCATCTCACTTTTTTATTGGGAAGAATCGAGTATATGGTACCAGAAAGAAAATTCCAAAATTCCAGACGCCCCGCCCGCTCGTTTTGCAAGTGAAAAA GATTTTTACGTTAGCGAATCTCCACGTACCATCACGATTGTGCATGACATTAACGACCAGTTATTATTGTGTATCGGTCTGCGTCAGCGGTTTGACGTCATCAACGTACAGACGAAGCAAGTATCAGTGTTGAAAAGCATCATTAATTACCGG AAGCCGAAAATAGTGTCAGCGCTGGACGTATTTGACGAAGAGAAACCCGAACTTCTTCTAACGTATAGTC ATACATCAGTTTTTGTCACGCTACGTGAAGGGCTATCCGAAGTAGTCAGTTTTCATTGGAACCACGCGCCTATAAATATTG TATGTGCTTTTCCCTTCATCCTGGGTTTCTCTGAGAATAACATTGAAATTCGCTTGATGGTTAATGGCAACTTGGTGCATACGCATTGTGTACCTCGACTGAAGTTAATCACGGCTAAg GAAGACATTTACTTTACGTCAACTGTTACAACAGAATCTCCCGTGAACATCAAAAAACGGAATAGTGTATCGATTCAGTCGCAAGCATTCTTGAAAATCGGGCTGTCCGAATTAGCTGGTTTAGACGCATTAAAGAATGACGAAGAAACGGATCTCGATGATATTGCAAACGTGTTGAGACAAAGAAACATCGGCGTGTATGAAGATCATAATAATTACAAAATGAACGCCATCAACAGACTACGCGTGGCTGGTATGCCGGCCAGAACTTACTCGGACTCGGCAGCATTTTGTTCGCCGAGAGACATCAGCGAAGCTGAAATACATATTCATGACTCCCCTTTGTCATCTAAAGAAACGTCTCCAGCGCACGTGACTACTACAGACTCTCATTTAAATAACAGTGCGCCTAAAACTCGCTCGAGATCGAATTCGTTCGTTGTTAAATCGAAATCTTCGGAGAACCTTAATAAATTAGACGGGCATAGAATGATAATCAGCCCGTCGAAATCAATTGAGAACATTGAAAAAGTATCAGAGAGAAACGTTAAGAAATATTCAGTTAATACGGACGGTGCTGTTCCTTTATGGAAGCTGGCACAACAGAATGACAGGACTCGGAGTTTACCCACAAGTCCCGTCAACCAATTACCGCAAGCCAGTTTCTTTTATACACCGCAAAAACGTTTCGTAAAATATCAACATTCGAATAGTCTCGCTCGAATTGAACGAGTCGGCGCTAAGTTTATCGAGAAACGAACAGCATCTGTGAAGTCATTACCGGAGAGTGTAAATGCCAGCGTAACAGCGAAAAAAAGTCCTCAAAAAGCGAAACGCGCGCAAAGTATTGTTGTAACGAGTAAATATGACACGATGTCGTGGGATTTGTCAGTGACGAATTCTTCAACGTTACCGACGCACAAAAAGTCGACGATAGTATGA